In the Victivallis sp. Marseille-Q1083 genome, one interval contains:
- a CDS encoding radical SAM protein, giving the protein MKVSLIDVDGRGFPNLALMRLSAWHKLWGDDVEWYSPLFSRPERLYMSKVFTFTPDYSDLAANAPNPVCGGTGYDSSVKLPDDVERTLPDYSLYPEFTSALGFLTRGCVRECSWCIVPRKEGKLHVVDDIERLCAGRKNVVLLDNNFLAAPAAFVTEQLEKAKRLKLRLDFNQALDARLVNEQNARELAETRWIKFIRFSCDTAAMLPHVKNAVRLLRSAGFRGEFFVYVLAQELEDAHERICHLAKLDKYVTPFCQPFRDFSGKSEPPLELRRLARWCNRQEIRKSAPFEEYNSSIRK; this is encoded by the coding sequence ATGAAGGTCTCGCTGATTGACGTCGATGGCCGCGGATTTCCCAACTTGGCGCTCATGCGCCTTTCGGCATGGCACAAGCTCTGGGGCGACGATGTGGAGTGGTACTCGCCGCTTTTCAGCCGCCCCGAGCGGCTCTACATGTCAAAGGTCTTCACGTTCACCCCGGATTATTCAGACCTTGCCGCGAACGCACCGAATCCCGTGTGCGGCGGGACCGGATACGATTCGAGCGTGAAGCTCCCGGACGATGTGGAGCGGACGCTCCCCGACTATTCCCTTTACCCGGAGTTCACTTCCGCCTTGGGATTTCTCACGCGGGGATGTGTTCGGGAGTGCTCTTGGTGCATCGTTCCCCGGAAAGAAGGGAAACTCCATGTCGTCGACGACATCGAGCGGCTCTGTGCCGGCAGAAAGAATGTGGTTCTGCTCGACAACAACTTCCTCGCCGCTCCGGCAGCGTTCGTCACTGAGCAGCTGGAGAAGGCGAAGCGGCTGAAGCTCCGGCTCGATTTCAACCAGGCGTTGGATGCCCGACTGGTGAACGAGCAAAACGCCCGGGAACTGGCTGAGACGCGATGGATCAAGTTTATCCGCTTCAGCTGCGATACGGCCGCGATGCTTCCACACGTGAAGAATGCCGTCCGCTTGCTCCGCTCGGCAGGATTCCGCGGCGAGTTTTTCGTCTACGTCTTGGCGCAAGAGCTCGAGGACGCGCACGAGCGGATCTGCCACTTGGCGAAGCTTGATAAATACGTCACACCCTTCTGTCAGCCGTTCCGGGATTTTTCGGGAAAGAGCGAACCGCCGCTGGAGCTGCGTCGCCTGGCCCGCTGGTGCAACCGGCAGGAAATCCGCAAGTCCGCCCCGTTCGAAGAGTACAATTCAAGTATAAGGAAATAA
- a CDS encoding YopX family protein, whose product MQFKHIHQPEFTLEFRAFHRSTLTLFPVYGFNASFVFEDTLDGVETSETNPARREDCEIDQWTGLLDQEEKKIFSNDIVEIFNNAGESVGLFIVRFINLQGRYVLDGLTPNTHSSRLTLYQKIRIVGNAHKNPELCRHEERHACPPAR is encoded by the coding sequence ATGCAATTCAAACACATCCACCAGCCGGAATTCACCCTTGAGTTCCGGGCGTTCCACCGGTCGACGCTGACGCTGTTCCCGGTTTACGGCTTCAATGCTTCGTTCGTGTTCGAGGACACGCTCGACGGCGTTGAGACCAGCGAAACGAATCCCGCCCGGCGCGAAGACTGCGAAATCGACCAGTGGACGGGCTTGCTCGACCAGGAAGAAAAGAAGATTTTCTCCAACGACATCGTGGAGATTTTCAACAATGCCGGGGAATCGGTCGGGCTGTTCATCGTTCGTTTCATCAATCTGCAGGGGCGCTACGTGCTGGACGGCCTCACGCCGAACACGCACAGCAGCCGTTTGACCCTTTATCAGAAAATCCGCATTGTCGGGAACGCACACAAGAATCCCGAACTCTGCCGGCACGAGGAGAGACACGCATGTCCACCCGCTCGGTAA
- a CDS encoding DEAD/DEAH box helicase family protein, which produces MITPRPYQTAAVEAVYQHLRTKENNPCVVCPTGCGKSIILAQIATDAVKKWNGRVLVLAHVKELLEQNADKVRKLCPELKIGVYSAGLNSRDTAGPVIVAGIQSVYDKACDLGAFDLIIVDECFPAGTLIDTPRGQVPIEDLYVGQPVRHALGVGNVEAISSRPTFEIMKLELSNGNIIECTANHPFFTESGWCAASSLAVGARLFSCEDVSRLREGLSATRMVRSEREPDQMSNGKGMASSEILFSTMFEECKKTSGIGKCCKTAGELEATSEDGGKDLSLLQEGISPAFLPYAADVGKDVGSARFLLNILLEESQESDVSAGCCGESVCDPESNRSQTAGSRRERESVAFAAGTTGTTFGSGNGISGHDNGATASCGSVALLQTGCGNPVSPSGNTTGRGESLCEENPQNRQTDSGMAGGIRVVGITRIKLKSPRTVYNLQIAGHPSYYVDGVLVHNCHLIAPDGDGMYRTFLKDMQLINPRVRLIGLTATPFRLKGGLICQPDNLLNEICFEAGLKEMIQQGYLSPLTSRAGRVEAKLDDLHVRGGEFVNDEIAAAMDNDELVSAACREIVDLTRDRKSVLIFTSSVEHCKHVAEKLEAYSGKECAIVTGTTSPGERAEILARFKGEHIPADLFGTPKPPLKFLANVNVLTTGFDAPNVDCVVLLRPTNSAGLLIQMVGRGTRLSPETQKSNCLVLDYGGNILRHGPVDMIKIKEPGAGKGGDAPAKKCPQCLALIHAGFAKCPECGYEFPPNEGNDKLSQTASTVGIISGQVEYTDYDVQEVFYCVHEKRYAEPGTPRTMRVDYQVGFNEFKSEWVCPEHTGYARGKFEKWWRERAALGCPVPKTAHQAVDLATQGFLAAPASITVKTVAGEKFDRITGWRLNSRPEYTPPPEPGWNDDDGGNYPSLPMEPYDDDEIPF; this is translated from the coding sequence ATGATAACCCCTCGACCGTACCAAACTGCTGCGGTTGAGGCTGTCTATCAGCATCTCCGCACGAAAGAAAATAATCCCTGCGTGGTGTGTCCGACAGGATGCGGGAAATCGATAATTTTGGCTCAAATCGCGACAGACGCAGTGAAAAAATGGAATGGACGGGTACTTGTCCTCGCACATGTCAAGGAACTTTTGGAGCAAAATGCGGATAAAGTCCGAAAACTGTGTCCTGAACTGAAAATTGGCGTTTATTCTGCTGGTCTGAATAGCCGAGACACCGCCGGACCGGTAATCGTCGCAGGAATCCAATCGGTGTACGACAAGGCATGTGATCTCGGAGCTTTCGATCTTATCATCGTGGACGAATGTTTTCCTGCTGGGACATTGATTGACACGCCGCGCGGACAGGTTCCAATTGAAGATTTGTATGTGGGACAACCGGTCAGACACGCGCTTGGAGTTGGAAATGTTGAAGCGATCTCATCGCGTCCGACATTTGAAATCATGAAATTGGAGTTGAGTAATGGAAACATTATTGAATGCACCGCCAACCACCCGTTCTTCACTGAATCCGGTTGGTGTGCAGCGAGCTCCTTGGCAGTGGGAGCGCGTCTTTTCAGCTGTGAAGACGTGTCCCGTTTGCGGGAAGGACTATCAGCCACACGTATGGTTCGATCCGAACGGGAACCCGATCAGATGTCAAATGGAAAAGGCATGGCTTCTTCGGAAATATTGTTCTCCACAATGTTTGAAGAATGCAAAAAGACATCCGGCATCGGGAAATGCTGCAAAACCGCAGGAGAGCTGGAGGCAACGAGCGAGGATGGCGGTAAAGATCTGTCTCTGCTGCAGGAAGGAATTTCGCCCGCGTTTTTACCATATGCAGCCGATGTCGGAAAAGATGTGGGGTCTGCAAGATTTTTGCTCAATATCCTGCTCGAAGAAAGTCAAGAATCCGATGTTTCTGCCGGGTGTTGTGGAGAAAGTGTCTGCGACCCTGAAAGCAATAGGTCACAAACCGCTGGTTCACGGCGGGAACGGGAGAGTGTTGCCTTTGCCGCAGGAACTACTGGCACAACTTTTGGAAGCGGAAACGGAATATCCGGTCACGACAACGGCGCAACAGCGTCATGCGGGAGCGTCGCATTGCTACAAACTGGATGTGGCAATCCCGTTTCTCCGTCTGGGAATACAACTGGACGGGGGGAGTCACTTTGCGAAGAAAATCCGCAAAACAGACAAACGGATTCGGGTATGGCTGGCGGAATTAGGGTGGTCGGTATTACACGTATCAAACTCAAAAGCCCTCGAACTGTGTACAATCTGCAAATCGCGGGACACCCTTCTTACTATGTTGACGGAGTCTTGGTTCACAACTGCCATTTGATCGCCCCCGATGGCGACGGGATGTACCGGACGTTCCTGAAGGACATGCAGCTCATCAATCCGCGTGTCCGGCTGATCGGGCTTACCGCGACGCCGTTCCGGTTGAAGGGAGGTCTCATCTGTCAGCCGGATAATCTCCTGAATGAAATCTGTTTCGAAGCCGGGCTGAAAGAGATGATCCAGCAGGGATACCTCTCTCCATTGACTTCCAGGGCCGGGCGTGTGGAAGCGAAGCTCGATGATCTTCACGTCCGTGGCGGTGAGTTCGTCAACGACGAGATCGCCGCGGCGATGGACAATGACGAGCTGGTCTCGGCGGCCTGCCGGGAGATTGTGGATTTGACCCGCGACCGAAAGTCCGTGTTGATTTTCACTTCGTCCGTGGAACACTGCAAGCATGTGGCGGAGAAGCTGGAAGCCTATTCTGGAAAAGAGTGTGCTATCGTAACTGGTACTACCTCTCCGGGCGAACGAGCGGAGATTCTTGCCCGGTTCAAGGGAGAACACATCCCGGCAGATCTCTTCGGAACGCCCAAACCGCCGCTGAAATTTCTCGCGAACGTGAATGTGCTTACTACCGGGTTCGACGCCCCGAACGTGGACTGCGTGGTGCTGCTTCGTCCTACCAATTCGGCGGGCTTACTGATCCAGATGGTCGGCCGCGGAACCCGGCTCAGTCCGGAAACACAAAAAAGCAATTGCCTCGTGCTTGATTACGGGGGCAACATCCTCCGACACGGTCCGGTAGACATGATAAAAATCAAAGAGCCTGGGGCCGGGAAAGGCGGCGACGCGCCGGCAAAGAAATGTCCTCAGTGTTTGGCGCTCATTCACGCCGGGTTCGCGAAGTGTCCCGAATGCGGATATGAGTTTCCGCCGAACGAAGGCAACGACAAACTTTCGCAGACGGCATCGACGGTCGGCATTATCTCGGGTCAGGTCGAATACACCGACTATGACGTTCAGGAAGTGTTTTACTGCGTCCATGAAAAACGGTATGCCGAGCCCGGAACGCCCCGGACGATGCGCGTCGATTATCAGGTCGGATTCAACGAATTCAAGAGCGAGTGGGTTTGCCCCGAACACACCGGGTATGCCCGCGGCAAATTCGAAAAATGGTGGCGTGAGCGGGCGGCTCTCGGCTGTCCGGTTCCGAAGACCGCGCACCAAGCCGTAGATTTGGCCACACAGGGCTTTCTGGCGGCTCCGGCGTCCATTACCGTGAAAACGGTCGCGGGCGAGAAGTTCGACCGGATAACGGGCTGGCGCTTGAATTCCCGCCCGGAGTACACGCCTCCGCCCGAACCGGGCTGGAATGACGATGATGGAGGCAATTACCCAAGCCTGCCCATGGAGCCGTATGATGACGACGAAATTCCCTTCTGA
- a CDS encoding RusA family crossover junction endodeoxyribonuclease, giving the protein MTQEFELPWPPSVNHYYRHVGPRVLISRDGRRYRELVTALVRQKNIRPFEGRISLHAEFYPPDRRRRDLDNVGGKVLLDTLQAAGLYRDDCQIKRILLEMHEPIDGGLCFVKLEDMEGAEWNEDKTTGGDAKLSKSS; this is encoded by the coding sequence ATGACGCAGGAGTTCGAATTACCCTGGCCCCCGAGCGTGAACCATTACTACAGGCACGTGGGGCCACGGGTTTTGATCAGCCGGGACGGGAGGCGGTATCGGGAACTGGTAACCGCGCTGGTCAGGCAGAAGAACATCCGCCCGTTCGAAGGACGAATTTCGCTTCATGCGGAATTCTATCCTCCGGACAGACGGCGACGGGATTTGGACAATGTCGGAGGAAAAGTTCTGCTCGACACCCTGCAAGCAGCGGGACTTTACCGCGATGACTGCCAAATCAAACGAATCCTCCTCGAAATGCACGAGCCGATTGACGGCGGGTTGTGTTTCGTAAAACTTGAAGACATGGAAGGAGCCGAATGGAACGAAGACAAAACAACGGGCGGCGATGCCAAATTGTCCAAGAGTTCGTGA
- a CDS encoding SPFH domain-containing protein, protein MKNIKLISFVLFTAIATSLALTGCGPYPTEHAVEVKNHETAFVVPLEGDSKKDQAQFMSVEYLEKAKVATKRIIIPLRKRSTGRAWFDYEWIPLARVIVVDRSPVTCQWLEKDGIKVESLDSVGFTAGVNCTGMIKEEDAAKFLYYYPGNSLTEVMGKNVKGYIQNILAREFGSRDLSVCQKEKKDIVLELSKELTAHFAQYGITISSVGIADGMLYDNAEVQKTIDAVFVNETRVKQAEQEREAQKVINEKELSIAQNERAKAEEFAKAAEAQTKMIDLKIRQMEAEAKLEAARRWDGKAPGGVVPSNSPFLFQFGNK, encoded by the coding sequence ATGAAAAACATTAAGCTCATCTCTTTCGTTCTCTTCACCGCCATCGCAACCAGCCTCGCTCTGACCGGGTGCGGTCCGTATCCGACCGAACATGCGGTTGAGGTCAAGAACCACGAAACCGCGTTCGTCGTGCCGCTGGAGGGCGACTCGAAAAAGGATCAGGCGCAGTTCATGAGCGTCGAATACCTGGAGAAGGCGAAGGTCGCCACCAAGCGGATCATCATTCCGCTCCGCAAACGTTCGACCGGCCGCGCCTGGTTCGATTATGAATGGATTCCGCTGGCCCGTGTGATTGTCGTTGACCGCTCGCCGGTTACCTGTCAGTGGCTGGAGAAAGACGGCATCAAGGTCGAGAGCCTGGACAGCGTCGGCTTTACAGCCGGTGTGAACTGTACGGGTATGATTAAGGAAGAGGATGCGGCCAAATTCCTCTACTATTACCCCGGCAACAGTCTCACCGAGGTGATGGGCAAGAACGTCAAAGGGTACATTCAGAACATCCTTGCCCGCGAGTTCGGCAGTCGCGATCTCTCCGTGTGTCAGAAGGAAAAGAAAGATATCGTTCTTGAACTCTCCAAGGAGCTGACCGCACACTTCGCACAGTATGGCATCACGATTTCCTCGGTCGGCATCGCGGACGGCATGCTGTATGACAATGCGGAGGTGCAGAAAACCATCGACGCCGTTTTCGTCAACGAGACCCGCGTAAAACAAGCCGAGCAGGAGCGTGAAGCGCAAAAGGTCATCAATGAGAAGGAACTCTCCATCGCGCAGAATGAACGCGCCAAGGCCGAGGAATTTGCCAAAGCCGCCGAGGCCCAGACGAAAATGATCGACTTGAAGATCCGCCAGATGGAAGCGGAAGCGAAGCTGGAAGCCGCCCGGCGTTGGGATGGTAAAGCGCCCGGAGGCGTCGTTCCGAGTAATTCCCCGTTTCTGTTCCAGTTCGGGAACAAATGA
- a CDS encoding DUF669 domain-containing protein: MATLNFDANNVDPSVGFDPIPAGKYLAVIVDSETKTTKSGTGEYLQLEFEVIEGDYKGRKLWARLNIKNPNADAVRMAQADLSAICRAVNVMTPSDSVELHNLPLTITVRCKKNQDDEMTNEIRGYGPREANTGSVAAKPTTPAPQGASDAPPWARK; encoded by the coding sequence ATGGCTACACTCAATTTCGATGCCAACAATGTCGATCCCTCGGTCGGTTTCGACCCCATCCCCGCAGGGAAATATCTCGCGGTCATCGTCGATTCCGAAACCAAGACGACCAAATCGGGAACCGGCGAATACCTCCAGCTGGAGTTCGAGGTCATTGAGGGCGATTACAAGGGGCGCAAACTCTGGGCGCGTCTGAATATCAAGAATCCCAATGCCGACGCCGTCCGCATGGCGCAGGCCGATCTGTCGGCGATCTGTCGCGCGGTCAATGTCATGACCCCGAGCGATTCGGTCGAGCTTCACAATCTCCCGTTGACCATTACCGTCCGCTGCAAAAAGAACCAGGACGACGAAATGACCAACGAAATCCGTGGCTACGGCCCGCGTGAAGCGAACACCGGCTCGGTTGCCGCGAAGCCGACGACACCTGCGCCCCAGGGAGCAAGCGACGCTCCGCCGTGGGCAAGGAAGTAA
- a CDS encoding HNH endonuclease: MADKLTESVIWMVIPEIPTHEVSSLGKIRSTDRISAVETPKRCYKRKLKGHLLRRVFTTLNGQPHYVTVSVNNHNYLLHRLIAKTFLADSYFDGAHVNHKNGNKQDNRVENLEWVTPSENERHSYAVLGKQSWNANRHYLNKNGLKIRKKNYLIRCFELLFWKEISHWTDGKLAKFCGLSTRQLNYNLQTARKERLTHE; the protein is encoded by the coding sequence ATGGCAGATAAATTGACTGAATCTGTGATTTGGATGGTAATTCCAGAAATTCCAACACACGAAGTATCCAGCCTTGGGAAAATTAGAAGCACAGATCGCATCAGCGCTGTTGAGACACCCAAGCGTTGTTACAAACGGAAATTGAAAGGACATCTTCTTCGTCGAGTGTTCACGACCTTGAATGGCCAACCGCATTATGTAACCGTATCCGTCAACAACCATAACTATCTACTTCATCGTCTGATTGCAAAGACATTCTTGGCCGATAGCTATTTTGACGGAGCCCATGTTAATCATAAAAATGGGAATAAACAAGACAACCGTGTGGAAAACCTGGAATGGGTCACCCCTTCAGAAAATGAACGGCATTCATATGCGGTTTTAGGAAAGCAAAGCTGGAATGCCAACCGCCATTATTTAAACAAAAATGGGCTGAAGATAAGAAAGAAAAACTACCTTATCCGTTGTTTTGAATTGCTATTCTGGAAAGAAATATCTCATTGGACGGATGGTAAGTTGGCTAAATTCTGTGGCCTTAGCACGCGTCAACTGAATTATAATCTCCAAACAGCCAGGAAGGAACGCTTAACACATGAGTAA
- a CDS encoding AAA family ATPase: MLIAESIESREELLRGLCDGDGYVVRPGAVEITTASPRMAEDILFLVRSLGGSATMEIRPAHYRKNGEKHDVKPSHRIYASFTNGVVPVASAKHMSKWKFPEWMIRHTIRNVESVGKKECQCIVIDSLDSLYVTDDFIVTHNSTFGAGAPGAIFVQTEDGLGEINCKKFPLAHNMAEVTAALTALRDEQHDFQTVVIDSADWLERLIFDEVCREYGVRSIEKADGGYGKGYTHALTHWRKVIALLQELRDKRGMMVILVAHAKIERFEDPENAAYDRYTPRLHKHAASLISEWVDAVLFANKRFRVTKENAGFSGERAIAAPIGANGGERIIRTVGSPACVAKNRYGLPPELPLSWQAFVDAYQKIQAEHATV, from the coding sequence ATGTTAATTGCCGAATCTATAGAAAGCCGGGAAGAACTGCTTCGCGGCCTTTGTGATGGCGATGGGTATGTGGTTCGTCCGGGCGCGGTCGAAATTACCACTGCCAGTCCTCGGATGGCGGAAGATATTCTGTTTCTTGTCCGTTCTCTTGGCGGTTCGGCTACGATGGAAATCCGCCCGGCGCATTACCGCAAAAATGGTGAAAAACATGATGTGAAACCGTCACATCGGATTTATGCGTCTTTCACCAACGGTGTGGTGCCGGTGGCATCAGCCAAGCACATGAGCAAATGGAAATTCCCGGAATGGATGATTCGTCATACAATCCGGAATGTGGAATCTGTCGGCAAAAAGGAATGTCAGTGTATTGTAATTGATTCGCTGGACTCTCTTTACGTCACCGATGATTTCATCGTAACGCACAACAGCACCTTCGGCGCGGGAGCGCCCGGTGCAATCTTCGTGCAAACCGAGGATGGGCTGGGAGAAATCAACTGCAAGAAGTTTCCGCTGGCGCACAACATGGCCGAAGTCACCGCGGCGTTGACCGCGCTCCGGGACGAACAGCACGATTTCCAAACCGTCGTGATCGACAGCGCCGATTGGCTGGAACGCCTGATTTTCGATGAAGTCTGTCGCGAATATGGAGTCCGCAGCATTGAAAAAGCGGACGGCGGCTACGGCAAGGGCTACACCCATGCTCTGACGCATTGGCGCAAGGTCATCGCTCTGCTGCAGGAGCTCCGCGACAAACGCGGGATGATGGTCATTCTGGTCGCACACGCAAAAATCGAGCGGTTTGAAGATCCGGAAAATGCGGCGTATGACCGTTACACGCCCCGGCTTCACAAACATGCGGCCAGCCTCATTTCTGAATGGGTCGACGCGGTGCTGTTCGCCAACAAGCGCTTCCGCGTCACCAAGGAGAATGCGGGATTTTCCGGCGAGCGGGCGATTGCGGCGCCGATTGGAGCGAATGGCGGCGAACGCATCATTCGCACGGTTGGCTCCCCGGCGTGTGTGGCGAAGAATCGCTACGGCCTGCCGCCTGAACTGCCGCTCAGTTGGCAGGCGTTCGTGGACGCTTACCAGAAGATTCAAGCCGAACATGCCACGGTGTAA
- a CDS encoding helix-turn-helix domain-containing protein — translation METQDARKLDKVALEERRKQAVRLYQSGKCNNCTEIGKIVGAHRNTVGKWISKWKKSGLSALKVKKCGRPVGFGRRLLPHEESNTISLSNIDID, via the coding sequence ATGGAAACTCAAGATGCCCGAAAACTCGATAAGGTCGCTCTTGAAGAGCGGCGCAAGCAGGCCGTGAGATTGTATCAAAGCGGCAAATGTAATAATTGTACAGAAATCGGAAAAATCGTCGGAGCGCACCGCAACACGGTGGGCAAGTGGATAAGCAAGTGGAAAAAAAGCGGCTTGTCTGCTTTGAAAGTAAAGAAATGCGGTCGTCCAGTCGGCTTTGGACGCCGTCTGCTTCCGCATGAAGAGAGTAATACTATTTCGCTTTCAAACATAGACATCGATTAA
- a CDS encoding winged helix-turn-helix domain-containing protein, with the protein MIQPHLTVEEISLRMKEACSVAQFRRWQAIFLRLQTPSLSVCEIANICSVSRKTVVQWTWLYNTKGPENYILVGRGGRHRFILSETAEQELLQSLQEKAERGVIITAHAVKIAVEAKVGHEVPKDYAYDLLHRNRWRRIMPHTYHPNGDENARSAFKKTTRICWIPPEKN; encoded by the coding sequence ATGATTCAACCGCATTTAACCGTAGAAGAAATATCCTTGCGAATGAAGGAAGCTTGTAGTGTTGCTCAATTCCGCCGTTGGCAGGCGATCTTTTTGCGTCTTCAAACTCCTTCCTTGAGCGTTTGTGAGATCGCAAATATCTGTTCTGTATCTCGCAAGACGGTGGTTCAATGGACTTGGCTTTATAACACAAAAGGCCCAGAGAACTATATTCTTGTTGGGCGTGGCGGTCGTCATCGCTTCATTCTTTCTGAAACTGCCGAGCAGGAATTGCTCCAGTCGCTACAGGAGAAAGCTGAACGGGGAGTAATCATCACGGCTCATGCGGTCAAGATTGCCGTCGAAGCAAAAGTGGGACATGAAGTTCCAAAAGACTATGCCTATGATTTGTTGCATCGCAACCGGTGGCGGAGAATCATGCCGCATACTTATCACCCGAACGGAGATGAAAATGCTCGCTCGGCCTTTAAAAAAACTACTCGAATTTGCTGGATTCCGCCAGAAAAGAATTGA
- a CDS encoding IS630 family transposase yields the protein MNLTSDESLEVYFQDEGIFGRMSNPVPCWAPQKIRPQLPSQRIRQYSYVYAALCPDTGDLCSLIMPYSNMDCMQIFLDEFARQRAGKPTLIIMDQAAWHKSSSLLKYPNILIKFQPPYSPELNPVEHLWKHMRTVLTHNWFWQSLEQLEDRLCEVLLQLSENPKTIQSFSLFDWMVCV from the coding sequence TTGAATCTCACATCCGACGAATCACTGGAAGTCTATTTCCAGGATGAAGGAATCTTCGGACGCATGTCCAATCCGGTTCCCTGCTGGGCGCCACAAAAAATCCGTCCTCAATTACCTTCACAACGGATTCGTCAATACAGCTATGTTTATGCCGCCCTCTGCCCGGATACAGGAGACCTGTGTTCGCTGATCATGCCATATTCAAATATGGACTGCATGCAGATTTTTTTGGATGAATTTGCCAGGCAACGAGCCGGAAAACCAACCTTGATCATCATGGATCAGGCTGCTTGGCATAAAAGTTCATCTTTGCTGAAATATCCCAATATTCTCATCAAATTTCAGCCCCCGTATAGTCCGGAACTCAATCCTGTTGAACACTTGTGGAAACATATGCGAACTGTTTTAACTCACAACTGGTTCTGGCAGTCGCTCGAACAACTCGAAGACAGATTATGTGAGGTCTTGCTTCAACTTTCCGAAAATCCGAAAACGATACAATCATTTTCTCTTTTTGATTGGATGGTCTGTGTTTGA
- a CDS encoding IS630 family transposase: MVDHCPDQLKLPFALWTRQAVRLHIKISFGIEIPVRTMGEYLKRWGFTPQKPVKKAYQRNEAHVQKWLIEEYPRIKKLAKSEDADIFWGDETGIRNDEAKGRSYAPKGNPPVQAVNPVREKVNMISAITNQGKTHFMFYSETMTAQLLIQFMERLIRQNERKVYLILDNLRVHHSKTLTGFLQENAAFIRLFYLPSYSPDLNPDEYLNRDLKSNLSNKPLGRAKGKITEHAKLHMEMIAEQPERIKKLFHSKTVLYAS, encoded by the coding sequence TTGGTCGATCATTGTCCGGATCAGTTAAAATTGCCATTTGCGCTCTGGACTCGTCAGGCGGTACGGTTGCACATCAAGATTTCGTTTGGAATCGAAATACCAGTCCGAACCATGGGGGAGTACTTGAAACGCTGGGGATTTACGCCGCAAAAACCAGTTAAGAAAGCTTATCAGCGCAATGAGGCGCACGTTCAAAAATGGCTGATTGAGGAGTATCCCCGAATCAAAAAGCTGGCAAAATCAGAAGATGCGGATATCTTTTGGGGGGATGAAACAGGAATTCGCAATGACGAGGCCAAGGGCCGCAGTTATGCGCCGAAAGGCAACCCCCCGGTGCAAGCAGTCAATCCGGTACGCGAAAAAGTTAATATGATCAGCGCGATTACCAACCAGGGGAAAACTCATTTCATGTTTTACAGCGAAACGATGACAGCTCAACTCCTGATCCAATTCATGGAACGTCTGATTCGTCAAAATGAGCGGAAAGTGTATTTGATTCTGGATAACCTGCGGGTTCACCACAGCAAAACGTTGACTGGTTTTCTGCAGGAAAACGCGGCTTTCATCAGGCTATTTTACTTGCCGAGCTACAGTCCCGACCTGAACCCGGATGAATATCTCAACCGCGACTTGAAATCAAATCTGAGCAACAAGCCCTTGGGGCGCGCCAAAGGAAAAATAACCGAACATGCCAAGCTACATATGGAAATGATAGCTGAACAACCGGAACGAATCAAGAAATTATTCCATTCCAAGACTGTTTTATATGCAAGTTAG